A single window of Coffea eugenioides isolate CCC68of chromosome 7, Ceug_1.0, whole genome shotgun sequence DNA harbors:
- the LOC113777409 gene encoding uncharacterized protein LOC113777409, whose product MVSVKLEPEAPQCSLVSRKKALSGLFCFFLLLQCAGKSLPVEALSHQNKFRTSPNYFVHISDDLSNISKLLLQKDMASEATSQSKGKGKGYFTWTPEMDRVMGTCFIDQMNQGNKLDGKCAWKTAAYTVVMNALFDKLNISVTKANILSRFKTWEKHYDILYPLLQSCNSGSAIIWDYSRGRIVEGY is encoded by the exons ATGGTTTCGGTG AAATTGGAACCGGAGGCTCCACAATGTAGTCTTGTTTCTAGAAAGAAAGCTTTGTCGGgacttttctgtttctttcttttgttgcagtGTGCTGGAAAATCCTTACCAGTAGAAGCTTTAAGTCACCAGAATAAGTTTAGGACATCTCCAAACTATTTTGTGCACATAAGTGATGATCTTAGCAACATCTCCAAATTGCTTTTGCAAAAAG ATATGGCATCTGAAGCAACATCTCAGTCAAAAGGGAAAGGCAAAGGGTATTTCACTTGGACTCCTGAAATGGATCGTGTAATGGGCACCTGTTTTATTGACCAAATGAACCAAGGAAACAAATTGGATGGTAAATGTGCATGGAAGACAGCAGCCTACACCGTAGTAATGAATGCTTTATTCGATAAGCTCAATATATCTGTGACAAAGGCTAATATTTTATCTCGTTTCAAGACATGGGAGAAACACTATGACATCCTATACCCACTGCTCCAGTCATGTAACTCTGGGTCTGCGATAATATGGGACTACTCTAGAGGTAGAATTGTTGAAGGGTATTGA
- the LOC113777291 gene encoding 2-methylene-furan-3-one reductase-like: MKAWVYGQYGKPEDVLKLKSEVDVPDVNDDQVLIKVVAASLNPIDFKHMHGYFKAIDSPPLTVAGYDVAAVVVRVGSKVKEVEVGDEVYGDIHEHALYPKGCGSLAEYTAVEEKVLALKPKNLSFAKAASLPVAVETAYGGLESAGLSAGKSLLVLGGAGGVGSFIIQLAKNVFGASEVAATCSAGKLELLKTVGADLAIDYKNNKYEDLPEKFDVVYDTVGESDRGIKALKEGVRVVTIAGDGSEVPPVFMFVVTSTGCVLNKLKPFTEEGKLKPVIHTKGPFPFSKTIEAFSETDPLSNISVHFSCPIQDYVVSIVNTIDMTHNIECIFRECLMRLGKHLRMRSLNLSEL; encoded by the exons ATGAAGGCCTGGGTCTATGGCCAATATGGGAAGCCCGAAGATGTCCTTAAATTGAAATCCGAGGTTGATGTTCCTGACGTAAATGATGACCAGGTTTTGATCAAAGTAGTTGCTGCATCACTGAATCCAATCGACTTCAAACACATGCATGGTTATTTCAAGGCCATTGATTCTCCTCCCCTA ACTGTTGCTGGATATGATGTTGCGGCCGTGGTAGTTAGAGTTGGAAGCAAAGTGAAGGAAGTCGAGGTCGGGGATGAAGTATACGGAGACATTCACGAGCACGCTTTGTACCCAAAGGGATGTGGGTCACTGGCGGAGTACACTGCAGTGGAGGAGAAGGTACTAGCTTTGAAGCCAAAGAATTTGAGTTTTGCAAAGGCAGCAAGCCTTCCTGTTGCTGTTGAAACAGCGTATGGGGGCCTTGAAAGCGCTGGCCTTTCAGCTGGTAAATCACTTCTTGTTCTGGGTGGTGCTGGTGGAGTTGGATCTTTTATCATTCAG CTGGCAAAGAATGTGTTTGGTGCATCCGAAGTGGCAGCAACTTGTAGCGCTGGGAAACTGGAGTTACTTAAAACCGTAGGAGCTGATTTGGCAATCGACTACAAAAACAACAAGTATGAAGATTTGCCAGAGAAATTTGACGTGGTATATGATACCGTTG GTGAGAGTGATAGGGGTATCAAGGCTTTAAAAGAAGGCGTAAGGGTGGTGACAATCGCGGGGGACGGATCGGAGGTTCCTCCTGTTTTCATGTTTGTGGTCACTTCAACTGGCTGTGTCTTAAACAAACTCAAACCTTTCACAGAGGAGGGGAAACTGAAGCCGGTGATTCACACTAAAGGTCCGTTCCCATTCTCTAAAACCATTGAAGCATTTTCCGAGACGGATCCTCTGTCCAATATATCTGTCCATTTTTCTTGTCCAATACAAGACTACGTAGTTTCAATTGTTAATACTATTGATATGACACATAACATTGAATGCATATTTAGGGAGTGTTTG ATGAGATTAGGCAAGCATTTGCGGATGAGATCCTTAAATTTGTCAGAGTTGTAG
- the LOC113777292 gene encoding probable glutathione S-transferase, protein MTGRTGEKVILLDFLTTIVATRVRIALAEKEVKCESTEEDLMNLQKSPLLLKMNPINKKIPVLIHNDPYDRAQARFWADFIDKKLDGFARKIWSTKGGEQQAAKIGFINCPKPLEEGALGDKPYFGGDNFGSLDVALLGNYNWFYTYEKFGKFSIEADCPKLIAWGKRCMERDSVSKSLADPIKVYESVLLWQKIRGQE, encoded by the exons atgaC TGGAAGAACGGGTGAGAAGGTGATTCTCTTGGACTTCTTGACTACCATTGTCGCTACCAGAGTCAGAATTGCTCTAGCAGAGAAAGAAGTCAAGTGTGAATCCACGGAAGAAGATCTAATGAATTTACAGAAAAGTCCGTTGTTGTTAAAGATGAATCCCATAAACAagaaaattccagttttgatcCACAATG ATCCTTATGACAGAGCTCAAGCTAGATTCTGGGCTGATTTCATTGACAAAAAG CTAGACGGTTTTGCTCGTAAAATATGGTCGACAAAAGGAGGAGAGCAGCAGGCAGCAAAGATTGGCTTCATAAATTGCCCAAAGCCGCTGGAGGAAGGAGCATTAGGAGACAAGCCTTATTTTGGAGGTGACAATTTTGGGTCTCTTGATGTGGCTCTTCTTGGAAACTATAACTGGTTCTATACCTATGAGAAATTTGGTAAATTCAGTATAGAAGCTGATTGCCCCAAGCTGATAGCTTGGGGAAAGAGGTGTATGGAAAGGGACAGTGTTTCCAAGTCTCTTGCTGACCCCATAAAGGTCTATGAATCTGTGTTGCTGTGGCAAAAGATTCGTGGACAGGAGTAA
- the LOC113778683 gene encoding probable glutathione S-transferase: MAGEEVILLSVYPNMFSMRVRIALAEKGVKYELKEEDLTNKSLLLLEMNPVHKKVPVLIHNGKPILESLIIVQYIDEVWHDKNPLEPSDPYERAQARFWADFIDKKVFDPARGIWATKGEEQEAAKKEFIEILKILEGELGEKPYFGGETFGLVDVALIPLYSWFYAFETCGNFKIESQCPKLVAWAKFCMQKSLSDPHTVYDTVLFLKMFGIE, translated from the exons ATGGCTggtgaagaggtgattttgttgAGTGTCTATCCGAACATGTTCAGTATGAGGGTCAGAATAGCACTAGCTGAGAAGGGTGTCAAGTATGAACTCAAGGAAGAGGACTTGACGAACAAGAGCCTGCTTCTTCTTGAGATGAATCCTGTTCACAAGAAAGTTCCAGTTTTGATTCATAATGGAAAGCCAATACTTGAGTCCCTTATAATTGTCCAGTACATAGATGAGGTATGGCATGACAAGAATCCATTGGAACCATCTGATCCTTATGAGAGGGCTCAAGCAAGGTTCTGGGCTGACTTTATTGACAAGAAG GTTTTTGATCCAGCAAGAGGGATCTGGGCAACAAAGGGTGAAGAGCAGGAGGCAGCCAAGAAGGAATTCATAGAGATTCTGAAAATATTGGAAGGAGAACTTGGGGAAAAACCTTATTTTGGAGGTGAAACTTTTGGGCTCGTGGATGTGGCTCTTATTCCTCTATACAGTTGGTTTTATGCCTTTGAGACCTGTGGAAACTTCAAGATTGAGAGCCAATGTCCAAAGCTTGTGGCTTGGGCCAAATTTTGTATGCAGAAGTCCCTTTCTGATCCTCACACTGTTTATGATACTGTCCTTTTTCTGAAGATGTTTGGGATCGAATAG